The Tenacibaculum jejuense genome includes a window with the following:
- a CDS encoding PfkB family carbohydrate kinase, whose translation MGKLLAVGTVAFDAIETPFGKTDKILGGSGTFVGLAASQFGVETGVVSVVGGDFPQSYLDMMQNKGIDTTGIEIVKDGKTFFWSGRYHNDMNSRDTLVTELNVLETFTPVVPDAFKDAEVVMLGNLHPLTQASVLDQMNERPKLVVLDTMNFWMDIALSDLHEVLKRIDVITINDEEARQLSGEYSLVNAAKKIHEMGPKYVVIKKGEHGALLFNDDNMFFAPALPLAEVYDPTGAGDTFAGGFCGYLSKTGNYSFENMKNAIIYGSNLASFCVEKFGTQRMEELSKDEVQNRLEAFKKLTQFNIELV comes from the coding sequence ATGGGTAAACTATTAGCGGTTGGAACTGTTGCCTTTGATGCAATAGAGACACCTTTTGGTAAAACTGACAAAATATTAGGAGGTTCGGGAACTTTTGTTGGTTTAGCAGCTTCACAATTTGGAGTAGAAACAGGAGTAGTATCTGTAGTAGGAGGAGATTTTCCTCAATCATATTTAGATATGATGCAGAACAAAGGAATTGATACTACTGGTATCGAGATTGTAAAAGATGGTAAAACTTTCTTTTGGAGTGGAAGATATCACAATGATATGAACTCTAGAGATACTTTAGTTACAGAACTAAATGTTTTAGAAACTTTTACACCAGTTGTACCTGATGCATTTAAAGATGCTGAAGTGGTAATGTTAGGGAATTTGCATCCATTAACACAAGCTTCAGTTTTAGATCAAATGAATGAGCGTCCGAAATTAGTTGTTTTAGATACAATGAATTTCTGGATGGACATTGCATTAAGTGATTTACATGAAGTGTTAAAGAGAATTGATGTAATTACAATTAACGATGAAGAGGCTCGTCAGTTAAGTGGAGAATATTCTTTAGTAAATGCTGCTAAGAAAATTCACGAAATGGGACCAAAATATGTGGTGATTAAAAAAGGAGAGCACGGAGCTTTATTATTTAATGATGATAATATGTTCTTTGCACCAGCTTTACCATTAGCTGAAGTTTACGATCCAACTGGAGCAGGAGATACTTTTGCAGGAGGTTTCTGTGGATATTTATCTAAAACAGGAAATTACTCTTTCGAAAACATGAAGAACGCGATTATTTATGGATCTAATTTGGCGTCTTTCTGTGTTGAAAAATTTGGAACACAACGTATGGAAGAATTATCCAAAGATGAAGTTCAAAATCGTTTAGAAGCTTTTAAGAAACTGACACAATTTAATATAGAATTAGTATAG
- a CDS encoding amidophosphoribosyltransferase, translated as MSDFLKHECGIALVRLKKPLQFYKEKYGTAFYGLNKLYLLMEKQHNRGQDGAGLASIKYNVEPGTRYISRIRSNKNQPIQDIFGQINNRINDIFEKNEDKLDDVAWQEENMPYIGNLFLGHVRYGTFGGNSIENVHPFLRQSNWKHKNLIVAGNFNMTNSKELMKELITLGQHPKEATDTVTVMEKIGHFLEDQVADTYKKAKAAGFNKREASPFIEEHLDIQRILKRSSRNWDGGYAMAGLLGHGDAFVLRDPSGIRPAFWYEDEEVVVVASERPVIQTTFNVPIDEVKELPRGKALIIKKNGKTTVEKVMKKREKLSCSFERIYFSRGSDADIYQERKNLGKFVFPEVLKSINDDISNSVFTYIPNTAETSFYGMMEAAEDVLNQQKTAEILAGGGKLSAQRVTEILSERPRFEKIAIKDAKLRTFIADDNSRDDLVAHVYDVTYGVVKPTDNLVIIDDSIVRGTTLKKSIIRILDRLSPKKIVVVSSAPQIRYPDCYGIDMAKIGDFIAFKAALELLKETDQYHVVGEVYEKCKAQRLNEDKDIVNFVKEIYAPFTHEQISAKIAEMLKTEEVNADVEIIYQTVEGLHNSCPDHKGDWYFTGDYPTPGGHRVVNEAFINFYEGNNKRAY; from the coding sequence ATGAGTGATTTTTTAAAGCACGAATGTGGTATCGCATTAGTTAGGTTAAAGAAACCGCTTCAATTTTATAAAGAAAAATACGGTACAGCTTTTTACGGTTTAAACAAGTTATACTTGTTAATGGAAAAGCAACATAATCGTGGACAAGATGGTGCTGGTTTAGCTAGTATTAAATACAATGTTGAACCAGGAACGAGATATATTAGTAGAATTCGTTCCAATAAAAATCAACCAATTCAAGATATTTTTGGTCAAATCAACAATAGAATCAATGATATTTTTGAGAAAAATGAAGATAAATTAGATGATGTAGCTTGGCAAGAAGAGAACATGCCATATATCGGAAATCTTTTCTTAGGACACGTTCGTTACGGTACTTTTGGTGGAAATAGTATTGAAAATGTACATCCGTTTTTACGTCAGAGTAATTGGAAACATAAAAATCTAATTGTAGCAGGAAACTTTAACATGACAAACTCTAAAGAGTTAATGAAAGAGTTAATTACTTTAGGTCAACATCCTAAAGAAGCTACAGACACCGTAACTGTAATGGAAAAGATCGGACATTTTTTAGAAGATCAAGTTGCAGATACATACAAAAAAGCAAAAGCAGCTGGTTTTAATAAAAGAGAAGCTTCTCCTTTTATTGAAGAACATTTAGATATTCAGAGAATTTTAAAGCGTTCTTCTAGAAATTGGGATGGTGGTTATGCAATGGCAGGTTTATTAGGTCATGGAGATGCTTTTGTATTACGAGATCCTTCAGGAATTCGACCAGCATTTTGGTATGAAGACGAAGAAGTTGTAGTGGTGGCTTCAGAAAGACCAGTAATTCAAACTACATTTAATGTTCCTATCGATGAAGTAAAGGAATTACCAAGAGGTAAAGCTTTAATCATTAAGAAAAATGGAAAAACTACAGTAGAAAAAGTAATGAAAAAGCGTGAGAAGTTATCTTGTTCTTTCGAACGTATTTACTTTTCTAGAGGTAGTGATGCAGATATTTATCAAGAAAGAAAAAATTTAGGAAAGTTTGTGTTTCCTGAAGTTTTAAAGTCTATTAATGACGATATTTCAAACTCTGTTTTTACTTACATTCCAAATACAGCAGAAACTTCTTTTTACGGAATGATGGAAGCTGCTGAAGATGTATTAAATCAACAAAAAACAGCTGAAATTTTAGCAGGAGGTGGAAAGCTTTCTGCTCAAAGGGTAACTGAAATTTTATCGGAAAGACCACGTTTTGAAAAAATAGCAATCAAAGATGCTAAATTAAGAACGTTTATTGCAGATGATAACAGTCGAGACGATTTAGTAGCTCATGTTTACGATGTAACATATGGTGTAGTTAAACCTACAGATAATTTAGTAATTATAGACGATAGTATTGTTAGAGGAACAACACTAAAGAAAAGTATTATTAGAATTTTAGATCGTTTATCACCTAAGAAGATTGTTGTTGTTTCTTCTGCACCACAAATTCGTTACCCAGATTGTTATGGTATCGATATGGCTAAAATAGGAGACTTCATTGCTTTTAAAGCCGCTTTAGAATTATTAAAAGAAACAGATCAATATCATGTTGTTGGTGAAGTTTACGAAAAATGTAAAGCTCAAAGATTAAATGAAGATAAAGACATAGTAAACTTTGTAAAAGAAATTTACGCTCCATTTACACATGAGCAAATTTCAGCTAAAATTGCTGAAATGTTAAAAACTGAAGAAGTAAATGCAGATGTAGAAATCATTTACCAAACTGTAGAAGGTTTACATAATTCTTGTCCAGATCATAAAGGAGATTGGTACTTCACAGGAGATTACCCAACGCCTGGAGGTCATAGAGTAGTTAATGAGGCATTTATTAATTTCTACGAAGGAAATAATAAAAGAGCGTATTAA
- a CDS encoding glutaminase produces the protein MDYKQVLENLYITIASEENKGAIATYIPELAKVDAKNFGVCFLSTKNEEYGVGNWQTKFSIQSISKVLSLSIAYQIFGDKIWDRVDVEPSGTPFNSLVQLESDAGIPRNPFMNSGAMVICDMLVSYYENPKEDFLVAVRELCSSSEIRYSEAVAKSEASVGYRNKALCNFIKSFGNIENEPEEVLDFYFHICAIEMSCQELSKVFMFLANPNFTTSKGSKVLSLSKTKRVNAIMQTCGFYDESGEFSFRVGLPGKSGVGGGIVAIYPDKYCITVWSPKLNEKGNSYRGMKFLEAFTTETEQSIF, from the coding sequence ATCGATTATAAACAAGTTTTAGAAAATTTATATATAACCATAGCTTCAGAAGAAAATAAAGGCGCAATAGCTACATATATACCAGAATTAGCTAAGGTAGATGCAAAAAACTTTGGTGTTTGTTTTTTATCTACAAAAAATGAAGAATATGGTGTAGGAAATTGGCAAACAAAATTCTCCATTCAAAGTATTTCAAAAGTTTTGTCGCTAAGTATCGCGTATCAAATCTTTGGAGATAAAATTTGGGATCGTGTTGATGTTGAACCTTCGGGAACGCCTTTTAATTCTCTTGTTCAATTAGAATCTGACGCAGGAATTCCTAGAAATCCTTTTATGAATAGTGGCGCTATGGTTATTTGTGATATGTTGGTGAGCTATTATGAAAATCCTAAAGAAGATTTTTTAGTAGCAGTTAGAGAATTATGCAGTTCGAGTGAAATTAGATACTCTGAAGCAGTTGCAAAATCTGAAGCTTCTGTTGGATACAGAAACAAAGCTTTGTGTAACTTTATTAAATCTTTTGGAAATATTGAAAATGAACCTGAAGAAGTATTGGACTTTTATTTTCATATCTGTGCAATCGAAATGAGTTGTCAAGAATTATCAAAAGTATTTATGTTTTTGGCTAATCCAAATTTTACGACATCAAAAGGAAGCAAAGTATTAAGTTTAAGTAAGACTAAAAGAGTGAATGCAATTATGCAAACTTGTGGTTTTTACGATGAATCTGGAGAGTTTTCTTTTCGAGTTGGTTTACCTGGAAAAAGTGGTGTAGGTGGAGGAATTGTTGCGATTTATCCTGATAAATATTGTATAACAGTTTGGAGTCCGAAACTGAATGAAAAAGGGAATTCATACCGAGGAATGAAATTTTTAGAAGCCTTCACAACAGAAACCGAACAGTCTATATTTTAA
- the glpQ gene encoding glycerophosphodiester phosphodiesterase — MKLFSLSLIFLILCSCKTSEKQISKTMEKKIVVAHRGASGYVPEHTMEAKAMAYAMHPDYIEQDLVLSKDNVPVVIHDIHLDEVTNVAEVFPDRKRKDERYYVIDFTFEEIQQLKVYERFDHKTGKQFYPNRFPKGKGNFRLHSFQQEIELIQGLNQSTGNHIGIYPEIKDPAFHHENGKDIVKITLEILSEYGYKTKADKCIFQCFDAKELERIRKDLKSDLFLIQLIEFPEETKNLQHFATYADGIGPWYKQIIDKKVDDKWQFTSLVEDAHKLGLKVHAYTFRADQLGDFSSFEEHVNTLLFEANIDGCFTDFPDKVIKVLEEN; from the coding sequence ATGAAACTTTTTAGTTTATCGCTAATATTTTTAATCTTATGTTCATGTAAAACCAGTGAAAAACAAATTTCAAAAACTATGGAGAAAAAAATTGTTGTAGCTCATCGTGGAGCGTCAGGATATGTACCAGAACATACAATGGAAGCCAAAGCTATGGCTTATGCAATGCATCCAGATTATATAGAACAAGATTTGGTATTAAGTAAAGACAATGTTCCTGTGGTGATTCATGATATTCATTTAGATGAAGTAACCAATGTTGCTGAAGTATTTCCGGATAGAAAAAGAAAAGATGAACGTTATTATGTAATTGATTTCACTTTTGAGGAAATTCAACAATTAAAAGTATATGAGCGATTCGATCATAAAACAGGAAAACAATTTTACCCAAATCGCTTTCCCAAAGGAAAAGGAAATTTTAGATTGCATTCATTTCAACAAGAAATTGAGTTAATTCAAGGTTTAAATCAAAGTACAGGCAATCATATTGGAATTTATCCAGAAATAAAAGACCCAGCATTTCATCACGAAAATGGAAAAGATATTGTAAAAATAACCTTAGAAATTCTTTCAGAATACGGTTACAAAACAAAAGCTGATAAATGCATTTTTCAGTGCTTTGATGCTAAAGAGTTAGAGCGTATTCGTAAAGATTTAAAATCTGATTTATTCTTAATTCAACTGATAGAATTTCCTGAAGAAACGAAGAATCTACAACATTTTGCAACTTATGCAGACGGAATAGGACCTTGGTATAAGCAAATAATTGATAAAAAGGTTGATGATAAGTGGCAATTTACTTCTTTAGTTGAAGATGCTCATAAATTAGGTTTAAAAGTTCATGCATATACGTTTAGAGCAGATCAATTAGGTGATTTTTCTTCATTTGAAGAACATGTAAATACGTTGCTTTTCGAAGCTAATATTGATGGATGTTTTACAGATTTTCCAGATAAAGTAATAAAAGTGCTAGAGGAAAATTAA
- a CDS encoding SH3 domain-containing protein, with amino-acid sequence MNKEETLTQKNVTISYQLNEGEDHCSKQLLASVDGKEQVIVDYDENLYLYIQLQDDFNNDGALDILLEDRKGCHNKGEYSYLSHEGSSYFIITYDGEKFQRTEAVGKAWNGIEMELKEGKFHFTIETHATSIYSNTEQLSCNDKEETFVLEDYQWKRVSVDQVSKREAIKEVSCQELIDDSSVVEAREYIDFDFDNDGYGDQLILTYNKITKGFDDFDMRLYRGNPQRIQIPKRSAKRVGVLASKTNGVNDLVIDCDEILVWNGKKYIYKPKIAPSNTYKVFAENGLLIRDQPASYGDVIGKFDYGNEITILEKTDIEMKYKDKEGEYPIEGYWYKTEFLNKETNTKRLGYVFSGFLINSDYYSMFSDWYLMGISKKGIVLRLHGQCHYTYPVKVISDTEVELIWSQDMDCKFKSGLGDDFGLQHVPEKGKPFAKFTWKGDTLDAKYYYPEWIKKYNENYPAVFVQKYHLSYSSLID; translated from the coding sequence ATGAATAAGGAAGAGACTTTAACACAGAAAAACGTTACTATTTCTTATCAATTGAATGAAGGAGAAGATCATTGTAGTAAACAATTACTAGCGAGTGTAGATGGTAAAGAACAAGTGATTGTTGATTATGATGAGAACCTTTACTTATACATTCAATTACAGGATGATTTTAACAACGATGGAGCTTTAGATATTTTATTAGAAGACAGAAAAGGTTGTCATAATAAAGGGGAATACAGTTATTTGAGTCATGAAGGGAGTTCTTATTTTATAATTACCTATGATGGTGAGAAATTTCAAAGAACAGAAGCAGTAGGAAAAGCATGGAACGGAATAGAAATGGAACTGAAAGAAGGAAAATTTCATTTTACTATAGAAACGCATGCAACTAGTATTTATAGTAATACAGAACAACTTTCTTGTAATGATAAAGAGGAAACTTTTGTGCTTGAAGATTATCAATGGAAAAGAGTTTCTGTAGATCAAGTGAGTAAAAGAGAAGCAATCAAAGAGGTCAGCTGTCAAGAGCTTATCGATGATTCATCAGTAGTTGAGGCTAGAGAATATATCGATTTTGATTTTGATAATGATGGTTATGGCGATCAATTGATTTTAACCTATAATAAAATTACCAAAGGATTTGATGATTTTGATATGCGTTTGTACAGAGGTAACCCTCAAAGAATACAAATTCCGAAAAGAAGTGCTAAAAGAGTTGGTGTTTTAGCCTCTAAAACGAACGGAGTTAATGATTTGGTAATTGATTGTGATGAAATTCTTGTTTGGAATGGAAAGAAATACATATACAAACCTAAAATTGCTCCAAGTAATACTTATAAAGTTTTTGCTGAAAATGGTTTACTTATTCGTGATCAGCCAGCTTCTTATGGTGATGTAATTGGTAAATTTGATTATGGTAATGAGATAACCATTCTTGAAAAGACCGATATAGAAATGAAATATAAAGATAAAGAAGGCGAATATCCTATTGAAGGCTATTGGTATAAAACAGAATTTCTAAATAAAGAAACAAATACAAAAAGGTTAGGATATGTATTTAGTGGATTTTTAATTAATTCCGATTATTATTCTATGTTTAGTGATTGGTATTTAATGGGTATTTCTAAAAAAGGAATTGTATTGCGTTTACATGGACAATGTCATTATACGTATCCAGTAAAAGTTATTTCTGATACTGAAGTAGAACTCATATGGTCTCAAGATATGGATTGTAAATTTAAAAGTGGTCTAGGAGATGATTTCGGGTTACAACATGTTCCAGAAAAAGGAAAACCTTTTGCTAAATTTACTTGGAAAGGAGATACTTTAGATGCTAAATATTATTATCCTGAATGGATTAAAAAGTACAACGAAAACTACCCAGCTGTTTTTGTTCAAAAATATCATTTAAGTTATTCATCTTTAATTGATTGA
- a CDS encoding LytR/AlgR family response regulator transcription factor, translating into MKTTLKAIIVEDSRLARKELQLLLKEHQLIEVIGEAENVDNAFEMINTTFPDILFLDINMPEKDGFELLEMLDEIPKVIFTTAYDEYAIKSFEYNAFDYLLKPINKDRLQKAIDRIEIEENVEKNPQKQFTPTSQVFLKDGEDCWMVAIQDITLFEIVGNYTRVYFKDKKPLIYKSLNKIENRLPTNAFFRVNRQQIVNLNHIKNVTPWFNGKLKFTMINATEVEVSRRQSVKFKQDLEL; encoded by the coding sequence ATGAAAACTACTTTAAAAGCTATTATTGTTGAAGATTCTAGATTAGCAAGAAAAGAATTACAACTTTTATTAAAAGAGCATCAACTCATTGAAGTAATTGGCGAGGCAGAAAATGTTGATAATGCTTTTGAAATGATTAATACAACTTTTCCTGATATTCTATTTCTAGATATTAACATGCCAGAAAAAGATGGATTTGAATTATTGGAAATGTTAGATGAAATTCCAAAAGTAATTTTCACCACAGCCTACGATGAATACGCAATAAAATCTTTTGAATACAACGCATTCGATTATTTATTGAAACCAATTAATAAAGATCGATTACAAAAAGCTATAGATCGAATTGAAATAGAGGAAAACGTAGAGAAAAACCCTCAAAAACAGTTTACTCCAACGAGCCAAGTTTTCTTAAAAGACGGTGAAGATTGTTGGATGGTCGCCATACAAGACATAACACTTTTTGAAATTGTTGGAAATTACACTCGCGTATATTTCAAAGACAAAAAACCTTTGATTTACAAATCATTAAATAAAATAGAAAATAGATTACCTACAAACGCCTTTTTTAGAGTAAACAGACAACAGATTGTAAATTTAAATCATATTAAAAATGTAACTCCTTGGTTTAATGGAAAATTAAAATTCACTATGATAAACGCTACAGAAGTAGAAGTTTCTAGGCGACAATCTGTAAAGTTTAAACAAGATTTAGAACTCTAA
- a CDS encoding sensor histidine kinase, which produces MHKKSQQFLFWTLQIVGWGIPSLLNGYGKYLSNSDRLTKKYIIIETLLFFILGVFWSTIFRNYIKSFLQSLNTLKKESRKVIIAYFTTSTSYAVSLIGLSYVAYNLVHQKGLDAKNHIMTVSTFLNIFLFILFWALFYISIKTIVNSEKRRVEYLKLQSSLKDSQLNTLKGQINPHFMFNSLNNIRGLMLEDVEKARDMITRLSELLRYSLSKSSDSTIKVKDELEMVHNYIELSYIQFEDRLTYIENLDQDLLNQEIPPMIIQMLIENAIKHGISQQKKGGVVQLDISEEDKNLCIKVANTGQIEKGKSSTKIGLKNISDRLQILYGNNASFNLNETEDQVIAHIKLPL; this is translated from the coding sequence ATGCATAAAAAATCGCAGCAATTCCTATTCTGGACTTTACAAATTGTAGGTTGGGGAATTCCATCTTTATTAAACGGATATGGTAAATATCTTAGCAATTCTGATAGATTGACAAAGAAATATATTATCATTGAAACTTTACTGTTTTTTATTTTAGGTGTTTTTTGGAGCACTATATTTAGAAACTATATAAAGAGTTTTTTACAATCCTTAAATACCTTAAAAAAAGAGTCTAGGAAAGTTATTATTGCCTATTTCACAACTTCTACAAGTTATGCTGTATCATTAATCGGTTTATCATACGTCGCTTATAATTTAGTTCATCAAAAAGGTTTAGATGCTAAAAATCATATTATGACAGTATCTACGTTCCTTAATATTTTCTTATTTATTCTTTTTTGGGCACTCTTTTACATCAGTATTAAAACTATTGTAAATTCTGAAAAGAGACGTGTTGAGTATTTAAAACTGCAAAGTTCTTTAAAAGACTCACAATTAAATACCTTAAAAGGACAAATTAATCCTCATTTTATGTTTAATAGTTTAAACAATATTCGCGGATTGATGTTAGAAGATGTAGAAAAAGCTAGAGATATGATTACTAGATTATCAGAATTGCTTAGGTATTCTCTTTCTAAGAGTAGTGATAGTACGATTAAAGTTAAAGATGAGTTAGAAATGGTACATAACTATATCGAACTCTCTTACATTCAGTTTGAAGATCGATTAACTTATATAGAAAATCTAGATCAAGACTTACTCAATCAAGAAATTCCTCCAATGATTATTCAAATGCTTATTGAAAATGCAATTAAACATGGAATTTCTCAGCAAAAAAAAGGAGGTGTTGTTCAACTTGATATTTCTGAAGAAGATAAAAATCTTTGTATTAAAGTAGCTAATACGGGTCAGATTGAAAAGGGAAAATCATCTACGAAAATCGGATTGAAAAATATTAGTGATCGTCTTCAGATTTTATATGGAAATAATGCTAGTTTCAATTTGAATGAGACGGAAGACCAAGTAATTGCTCACATAAAACTCCCATTATGA